One window from the genome of Hydra vulgaris chromosome 02, alternate assembly HydraT2T_AEP encodes:
- the LOC136077015 gene encoding uncharacterized protein LOC136077015 isoform X1: protein MDSNKTLNFESSFYDFFRTNDFLLDEESDPDLNYFTDSDALQNKCNYFYTHEIKGFLDQNNINTIHNSIRSLKIFFEIFSNFIEETSNLFNIICLTETWCSLDDVNSFTNFELPGFSAISLARNANNRGGGVLIYVKNSLQYFTRHDRSITDADKEVLTIEILTNKIKNKILSFCYRQPSGKTKNFNSFLCNDVIKKSNRENKFIYLLGDLNLDCFQYHVNNNIKKFYNGILENGAIPLISKPTRITQSSVSLIDNILTTDVFNVSLKKGIIKNDISDHFHVFFFINIDNKLLPNEKRVFKKRIFINKNLESFKEQLSLIDWNFINASANTNLVYNSFFKTFYDIYDTNFPEVNLKLKAKSIKSPWITKGLRKSSKIKQKLYINYLKCKTNENKIIYKNYAKLFERLKKKKKKKNII from the coding sequence atggattctaataaaactttaaattttgagtctagtttttatgatttttttcgaACTAATGATTTCTTATTAGACGAGGAATCTGATCCTgatcttaattattttactgattctgatgctttgcaaaataaatgCAACTACTTTTATACCCATGAAATTAAAGGATTTCttgatcaaaataatattaacacaaTTCACAATAGTATtcgaagtttaaaaattttttttgaaatctttagtaattttattgaagaaactagtaatctttttaatataatctGCTTAACAGAAACATGGTGCAGTTTGGATGACGTAAATTCTTTTACCAATTTTGAACTGCCGGGTTTTAGTGCAATTTCATTGGCACGAAATGCAAATAACCGTGGCGGAGGCGttcttatttatgttaaaaatagcTTACAATATTTTACCCGGCATGACAGAAGCATCACTGATGCtgataaagaggttttaacgattgaaattttaaccaataaaataaaaaataaaattctaagttTCTGTTATCGCCAACCTTCaggtaaaactaaaaattttaattcgtttttatgtaatgacgttattaaaaaaagtaaccgcgaaaataaatttatctacttATTGGGTGATCTGAATTTAGATTGTTTTCAATACCACgtcaataataacattaaaaagttttataatggCATTCTCGAAAATGGTGCGATTCCTTTGATTAGCAAACCGACAAGAATTACTCAATCAAGTGTttctttaattgataatattttaaccaCTGATGTTTTTAACGTATCCTTAAAAAAaggcataattaaaaatgacatatctgatcattttcatgttttcttttttataaatatagataataaattacTTCCTAATGAAAAACGAGTTTTCAAAAAgcgaatttttataaataaaaaccttgaatcttttaaagaacaattatctTTAATTGATTGGAACTTTATTAACGCCTCTGCTAATACAAACTTAGTTTAtaactccttttttaaaactttctatgaTATTTACGACACTAATTTCCCtgaagttaatttaaaactCAAAGCTAAAAGTATTAAATCGCCTTGGATTACAAAGGGTTTGCGTaagtcttcaaaaattaaacaaaaattatacattaattacttaaagtgtaaaacaaatgaaaataaaattatatataaaaattatgctaaactttttgaaagactcaaaaaaaaaaaaaaaaaaaaaaatattatttaa
- the LOC136077015 gene encoding uncharacterized protein LOC136077015 isoform X2 has translation MATKNFTSAQLKDILEIHENTIMKMFIDRIEKLENKLKSVIDENKKLKKELRELNKAVEFVSNNYDKIVADHQTSKTSLINENANSKMINKLAELEDRSRRNNLRFCGIEEIENESWEDSENKVREFLNNKLQLHGNFEIERAYRVGKKLPENNKKNRSIVVRFLNYKDKATILRKYTTMKLWTQKVYINEDYGDHTLELRKKLLNEAKDLRAKGKYAKVV, from the coding sequence atggctactaaaaattttacatctgcacagttaaaagatattttggaAATTCATGAAAATACTATTATGAAGATGTTTATTGATagaattgaaaaacttgaaaacaaattaaagtcaGTAATTGACGAGaacaagaaactaaaaaagGAATTACGCGAACTTAATAAAGCTGTTGAATTTGTGAgtaataattatgataaaatagtCGCTGatcatcaaacatcaaaaacatcatTGATAAATGAAAATGCAAATTCTAAAATGATTAACAAATTGGCAGAACTTGAAGACAGAAGTCGACGCAACAACTTAAGATTCTGCGGGattgaagaaattgaaaatgaaagttGGGAAGACAGTGAAAATAAAGTAAgggagtttttaaataataaacttcaaCTACACGGAAACTTTGAAATTGAAAGGGCGTATCGAGTTGGAAAAAAATTAcctgaaaacaataaaaaaaatagatcgATCGTAGTAAGATTTCTTAACTACAAAGACAAAGCTACtatattaagaaaatatacGACGATGAAATTATGGACTCAAAAGGTTTACATAAATGAAGATTATGGTGATCATACGCTGGAATTGCGGAAAAAACTCCTGAATGAGGCAAAAGATTTAAGGGCGAAGGGTAAGTACgctaaagttgtataa